One segment of Amycolatopsis alba DSM 44262 DNA contains the following:
- a CDS encoding SDR family oxidoreductase: MIVVTGATGNVGRRLVETLAAEGEEVTAVSRRISQADVPEGVRTVRADLAVPGDLKAAFDGADRVFLLTSGEFLAAGGDVAEVVAAAGGAGVVLLSSQGVGSGRHAPVYEEAVKASSPEWTVLRPGGFASNAFQWATAVQSDRLVAAPFGDVALPVIDPADIADVAAAVLRGTGHHGRTYVLTGPEPITPRRQAADLGDALGEPVRFAELSEDEARAAMSRFMPPTVVEATLAILGKPTEDEQRVSPDVERVLGRPGRTFAEWAARNSAAFK; this comes from the coding sequence ATGATCGTGGTGACTGGAGCGACCGGGAATGTGGGCAGGCGACTGGTGGAAACCCTTGCCGCTGAAGGAGAAGAGGTGACGGCGGTGTCGCGCCGGATCTCGCAGGCGGACGTGCCGGAGGGGGTGCGGACCGTCCGGGCCGACCTCGCGGTGCCCGGCGACCTGAAGGCGGCTTTCGACGGCGCGGACCGGGTCTTCCTCCTGACGTCGGGGGAGTTCCTGGCGGCGGGCGGTGATGTCGCGGAAGTCGTCGCGGCGGCCGGGGGAGCCGGTGTCGTGCTGTTGTCCTCCCAAGGAGTCGGGAGCGGACGGCACGCGCCGGTGTACGAAGAGGCAGTCAAAGCGTCGAGTCCGGAATGGACAGTGCTGAGGCCGGGCGGCTTCGCGTCGAACGCCTTCCAGTGGGCGACGGCGGTCCAGTCCGATCGCCTTGTCGCGGCGCCGTTCGGCGACGTCGCGCTGCCCGTGATCGACCCGGCCGACATCGCCGACGTCGCGGCGGCCGTACTGCGGGGAACCGGCCACCACGGCCGGACCTACGTGCTGACCGGACCCGAGCCGATCACGCCCCGGCGGCAGGCGGCGGACCTCGGCGACGCGCTGGGCGAACCGGTGCGATTCGCCGAACTGAGCGAAGACGAGGCGCGGGCGGCGATGTCGCGGTTCATGCCGCCGACGGTCGTGGAGGCCACGCTCGCCATCCTCGGCAAGCCGACGGAGGACGAACAGCGTGTCAGCCCCGACGTCGAGCGGGTGCTCGGACGGCCGGGGCGGACCTTCGCGGAGTGGGCGGCCCGGAACTCGGCGGCGTTCAAGTGA
- a CDS encoding CaiB/BaiF CoA transferase family protein yields MPETALGPLRVLDFSRVLAGPFATMLLADLGATVIKVERPGTGDDTRSWGPPYDATGQATYFQSVNRNKTSVALDLGDPDGLAQARALALEADVVVENFRPGVMDRLGLGPETLRAANPGLVYCSVTGFGSGGGAALPGYDLLIQAVGGLMSITGDPEGEPQKVGVALVDVLAGLFASVGILAALRHRDRTGLGQRVEIDLLSSLLAALVNQGSAYTSGGTVPARMGNRHPSIAPYELVPCADHELALAVGNDRQFAALCEVIGLPGDPRFATNPARVEHRAELRALLEDHFGRRPAAEWAAELSAAGVPAGEVNDVAGAFALAERLGLSPTVDLPRPDGTTVRLTRNPIGLSATPPRYESAPPDDPGQLTLPLPGWS; encoded by the coding sequence ATGCCCGAAACCGCACTCGGCCCCCTGCGCGTCCTCGACTTCTCTCGGGTGCTCGCCGGCCCGTTCGCCACCATGCTGCTGGCCGACCTCGGCGCGACGGTGATCAAGGTCGAGCGGCCGGGCACCGGCGACGACACCCGCAGCTGGGGGCCGCCCTACGACGCGACCGGCCAGGCGACGTACTTCCAGTCGGTGAACCGGAACAAGACGAGCGTGGCACTGGACCTCGGCGATCCGGACGGCCTCGCCCAGGCTCGCGCGCTCGCGCTGGAGGCCGACGTCGTGGTCGAGAACTTCCGGCCCGGCGTGATGGACCGGCTCGGCCTCGGCCCCGAGACCCTGCGGGCGGCGAATCCCGGCCTCGTCTATTGCTCAGTCACGGGTTTCGGCTCCGGCGGCGGTGCCGCGCTGCCCGGCTACGACCTGCTCATCCAGGCGGTCGGCGGGCTGATGAGCATCACCGGCGACCCCGAGGGCGAGCCGCAGAAGGTCGGCGTCGCGCTCGTCGACGTGCTGGCCGGGCTGTTCGCGAGCGTCGGCATCCTCGCCGCGCTACGCCACCGCGACCGGACCGGGCTGGGGCAGCGCGTCGAGATCGACCTGCTGTCCAGCCTGCTCGCCGCGCTGGTCAACCAGGGCAGCGCGTACACCTCGGGCGGGACGGTCCCGGCGCGGATGGGCAACCGGCACCCCAGCATCGCCCCTTACGAACTCGTCCCCTGCGCCGATCACGAACTCGCGCTCGCCGTCGGCAACGACCGGCAGTTCGCGGCGTTGTGCGAGGTCATCGGCCTTCCGGGCGACCCGCGGTTCGCGACCAATCCGGCGCGGGTCGAGCACCGCGCCGAACTCCGCGCACTGCTGGAGGACCACTTCGGCCGTCGTCCGGCCGCCGAGTGGGCGGCGGAACTGAGCGCGGCCGGGGTGCCCGCCGGGGAGGTCAACGACGTCGCGGGGGCGTTCGCCCTGGCGGAACGGCTCGGCCTGAGCCCGACAGTCGACCTCCCCCGGCCCGACGGCACCACCGTGCGGCTGACCCGCAACCCGATCGGGCTGTCGGCGACGCCGCCGCGCTACGAGTCCGCGCCACCGGACGACCCAGGGCAACTCACCCTCCCTTTGCCCGGCTGGAGCTGA
- a CDS encoding FAD-dependent monooxygenase, which translates to MTNKTVLISGASIAGPALAFWLSRQGYAVTVVERSPELRTGGQAVDFKGATHRTVLERMGILDEIRRNQTGGQDQTFIDAEGRPLAVMPGEFTGGDVEIQRGDLARILYERTVQDCEYVFGDSIASLTETADSVDVTFERGAPRRFDLVFGADGIHSTVRRLAFGPEADYVKHLGYYYALVRTADFGDSAVLYNEPGRLASTGGPKAPAFFVFASPELGYDRDDTEQQKEILAAAFDGGGWRVPELMEAVKRSDDVYLDSIGRVSMDGYSTGRVALIGDAAYGNTLGGFGSGLAIVAAYVIAGELAAANGDHEVAFRRYDEKFRGYAKVARSANAGPFLAPPTKLRIKLRNQMFRRPLMLRLMLWVTDKFATDIALDDYPVPARQG; encoded by the coding sequence ATGACGAACAAGACAGTCCTCATCTCCGGTGCCAGCATCGCCGGACCCGCCCTCGCCTTCTGGCTCTCCCGCCAGGGTTACGCGGTCACCGTCGTGGAACGGTCGCCGGAACTCCGCACCGGCGGCCAGGCGGTCGACTTCAAGGGCGCCACCCACCGCACCGTGCTGGAGCGGATGGGCATCCTCGACGAGATCCGACGGAACCAGACCGGTGGTCAGGACCAGACCTTCATCGACGCGGAAGGTCGGCCGCTGGCCGTCATGCCCGGCGAGTTCACCGGCGGCGACGTCGAGATCCAGCGCGGTGACCTGGCCCGGATCCTCTACGAGCGGACCGTTCAAGACTGCGAGTACGTCTTCGGCGACTCCATCGCCTCGCTGACCGAAACGGCCGACAGCGTCGACGTCACCTTCGAGCGCGGAGCCCCGAGGCGGTTCGACCTCGTCTTCGGCGCGGACGGCATCCATTCCACCGTGCGGCGGCTGGCGTTCGGCCCGGAAGCCGACTACGTGAAACACCTCGGCTACTACTACGCCTTGGTCCGGACAGCCGACTTCGGCGACTCCGCGGTGCTGTACAACGAGCCCGGCCGCCTGGCCTCCACCGGCGGCCCCAAGGCGCCCGCGTTCTTCGTGTTCGCCTCCCCGGAACTCGGCTACGACCGGGACGACACCGAGCAGCAGAAGGAGATCCTGGCCGCCGCGTTCGACGGCGGAGGCTGGCGGGTGCCCGAATTGATGGAGGCGGTGAAGCGCTCGGACGACGTCTACCTGGACTCGATCGGCCGGGTCTCGATGGACGGGTACTCCACCGGCCGGGTCGCGCTCATCGGTGACGCGGCGTACGGCAACACCTTGGGCGGCTTCGGCAGCGGGCTGGCCATCGTGGCCGCCTACGTCATCGCGGGCGAGCTCGCCGCGGCGAACGGCGACCACGAGGTGGCGTTCCGGCGCTACGACGAGAAGTTCCGCGGCTACGCCAAGGTGGCCCGCAGCGCCAACGCGGGCCCGTTCCTCGCGCCGCCGACGAAACTGCGGATCAAGCTGCGCAACCAGATGTTCCGGCGGCCCCTCATGCTGCGCCTGATGCTGTGGGTGACCGACAAGTTCGCCACCGACATCGCACTGGACGACTACCCCGTACCCGCCCGTCAGGGCTGA
- a CDS encoding RNA polymerase sigma factor, which yields MTTSEREEAPAAGETVLDDATLVARARDGEIRAYEQLVLRFQGSMYRLALRILGNKGDAEDVVQEVFLGAWRRLDQLQEDAAFVGWLYRTTTNRCLNVIRARKPVAAVELDQQESTGSAGRPDREAETSAQMTALTGALGELTAEQRACWLLREVHGRSYDEIAQAIGATPTAVRGRIARARAQLAEVMAPWR from the coding sequence ATGACGACGTCGGAGAGAGAAGAAGCGCCCGCCGCCGGCGAGACGGTGCTCGACGACGCCACGCTGGTGGCCAGGGCCCGCGACGGCGAGATCCGCGCGTACGAGCAGCTCGTCCTGCGGTTCCAGGGGTCGATGTACCGGCTGGCCCTGCGGATACTGGGGAACAAAGGGGACGCCGAGGACGTCGTCCAGGAGGTGTTCCTCGGTGCCTGGCGACGCCTCGACCAGCTCCAGGAGGACGCGGCGTTCGTAGGCTGGCTCTACCGGACGACGACCAACCGGTGCCTGAACGTGATCCGCGCCAGGAAGCCGGTGGCCGCCGTCGAGCTGGACCAGCAGGAATCCACCGGTTCGGCCGGACGGCCGGATCGGGAGGCCGAGACGAGCGCGCAGATGACGGCGCTCACCGGAGCACTGGGGGAACTGACCGCCGAGCAACGGGCCTGCTGGCTGTTGCGCGAGGTCCACGGCCGCTCCTACGACGAGATCGCGCAGGCGATCGGGGCGACCCCCACCGCGGTGCGCGGACGCATCGCGCGAGCACGAGCACAGTTGGCGGAGGTGATGGCGCCATGGCGATGA
- a CDS encoding Asp23/Gls24 family envelope stress response protein translates to MTREQAPAGQLVETVISPPVIAAVAAHAAARVPGVVRLEPGLRGLAGSLSRIARQRIKGLNPAPTEGVRAFVEHDPPDLRVEIDLSVSGLDQAAATAQAVQRAVGKAVTEATGLTPSAVSVSILDIEIRGGLL, encoded by the coding sequence ATGACGCGTGAGCAGGCCCCGGCCGGGCAACTGGTCGAGACGGTGATCTCCCCGCCGGTGATCGCGGCCGTCGCCGCGCACGCCGCGGCGCGGGTCCCCGGCGTGGTACGCCTGGAACCCGGACTGCGCGGACTGGCAGGCTCACTGAGCCGGATAGCGCGGCAGCGGATCAAAGGTCTCAACCCGGCACCGACCGAAGGGGTCCGCGCGTTCGTCGAGCACGATCCGCCGGACCTCCGGGTGGAGATCGACCTTTCGGTCTCCGGGCTGGACCAGGCGGCCGCGACGGCTCAGGCGGTCCAGCGCGCTGTCGGTAAGGCGGTCACCGAGGCGACCGGGCTCACCCCGTCGGCCGTCTCGGTGTCCATTTTGGACATCGAAATCCGTGGAGGACTGTTGTGA
- a CDS encoding fasciclin domain-containing protein has product MSKLRVAGIGFTAVAALALTACSSNDTASSGSSSSAPAPSSSMSAPMSSAASGDGVTTNADVFGPACSQLPQGSAPGSLDSMGPQPVASAASTNPLLTKLVAAVKATDLVDTLNSQQAITVFAPADPAFAALGDAKFNELAGKPDQLAPILQYHVVGKRYDAKGLESAKSLESLNTAGGPLKIEGSGDNLTVNGAKVLCGNIPTKNATVFVIDKVLTPGTNKN; this is encoded by the coding sequence GTGAGCAAGCTTCGCGTCGCAGGAATCGGTTTCACCGCGGTCGCCGCACTGGCGCTGACCGCCTGCAGCAGCAACGACACCGCTTCGTCGGGCAGCTCCAGCAGCGCGCCGGCACCTTCGAGCTCGATGTCCGCCCCGATGTCCAGCGCCGCCTCCGGTGACGGCGTCACCACCAACGCCGACGTGTTCGGCCCGGCCTGTTCGCAGCTGCCGCAGGGCAGTGCGCCCGGTTCGCTGGACTCGATGGGCCCGCAGCCGGTCGCCAGCGCCGCTTCGACCAACCCGCTGCTGACCAAGCTGGTCGCCGCGGTCAAGGCCACCGACCTGGTGGACACCCTCAACAGCCAGCAGGCCATCACCGTGTTCGCCCCGGCCGACCCGGCCTTCGCCGCCCTCGGTGACGCGAAGTTCAACGAGCTCGCCGGCAAGCCGGACCAGCTGGCCCCGATCCTGCAGTACCACGTCGTCGGCAAGCGTTACGACGCCAAGGGCCTGGAATCGGCCAAGTCGCTGGAGAGCCTGAACACCGCGGGCGGCCCGCTCAAGATCGAGGGCTCGGGCGACAACCTGACCGTCAACGGCGCGAAGGTCCTGTGCGGCAACATCCCCACCAAGAACGCCACCGTCTTCGTCATCGACAAGGTGCTGACCCCCGGCACCAACAAGAACTAG
- a CDS encoding molybdopterin-dependent oxidoreductase — protein sequence MKTSRAGQGPRLPLAGAALIGVVALAAALAAGHLVAGFIGANASPYLAVGNGAIDLTPVELKEFAVRTFGVYDKLVLLGGMAAVMVLAAAVAGIASRRSPVPGIVLIAAFGLLGGLAVSQRPDLTAVALLAPLASLVAGVGVFFWLHRLATARSQAVEAAEGAAPSRRSVLLAGAGAVVAAGAAGAGGQLLAGTRDAESSRTAIGRLVPATPAPPIPADADFAKLGTPTFLTSNRDFYRVDTALSVPQVRAEDWSLKLHGMVRNEKRFSYDDIRNRPLIERTITMTCVSNEVGGTYVSTANFIGVDLGELLREAGILPGAEQIFSTSVDGWTAGSPVVAALDPERGAMLAIGMNGEPLPVEHGFPARMVIPGLYGYVSATKWVKDLEITTWKARRAYWLDRGWGEQAPIKTQSRIDSPKGFETVPAGKVRISGVAWAQHTGVERVEVRLGSGGNWQPAMLSREVGRNTWRMWWTEFDVPAGSHQVTVRAVDKSGYTQTDARAGTVPDGATGWHVISFTAR from the coding sequence ATGAAGACTTCGCGAGCCGGTCAGGGGCCACGTCTCCCGCTGGCCGGGGCGGCGCTGATCGGTGTCGTCGCCCTTGCCGCCGCCCTGGCGGCCGGGCATCTGGTGGCCGGGTTCATCGGCGCCAACGCCTCGCCGTACCTGGCGGTCGGCAACGGGGCGATCGACCTGACCCCGGTGGAACTGAAGGAATTCGCGGTCCGGACGTTCGGTGTCTACGACAAACTCGTGCTGCTCGGCGGAATGGCTGCGGTGATGGTGCTGGCCGCCGCGGTGGCCGGGATCGCCTCCCGTCGTTCACCCGTTCCGGGGATCGTGCTGATCGCCGCGTTCGGGCTGCTGGGCGGCCTCGCCGTCTCGCAACGACCCGACCTCACCGCGGTCGCGTTGCTGGCACCGCTGGCCAGCCTGGTCGCCGGAGTCGGCGTCTTCTTCTGGTTGCATCGGCTGGCCACGGCCAGGTCGCAAGCCGTGGAGGCTGCCGAAGGCGCGGCGCCGTCACGCCGGTCGGTGCTGCTGGCGGGCGCGGGTGCCGTCGTGGCCGCGGGCGCGGCGGGTGCGGGAGGTCAGCTTCTCGCCGGGACGAGGGACGCGGAATCCTCCCGGACGGCCATCGGTCGGCTGGTCCCCGCCACGCCGGCGCCGCCGATTCCGGCCGACGCGGATTTCGCCAAGCTGGGCACGCCGACGTTCCTCACCTCGAACCGCGACTTCTACCGCGTCGACACCGCGTTGTCGGTGCCCCAGGTCCGGGCGGAGGACTGGAGTCTCAAGCTGCACGGCATGGTGCGCAACGAAAAACGGTTCAGCTACGACGACATCCGCAACCGTCCGCTGATCGAGCGCACGATCACCATGACCTGCGTGTCCAACGAGGTCGGCGGGACCTACGTGTCCACGGCGAACTTCATCGGCGTGGACCTGGGAGAGCTGTTGCGGGAGGCCGGAATCCTGCCCGGTGCCGAGCAGATCTTCTCCACCAGTGTCGACGGCTGGACGGCGGGAAGCCCGGTCGTGGCCGCGCTCGATCCGGAGCGCGGCGCGATGCTGGCGATCGGGATGAACGGGGAACCACTGCCGGTCGAACACGGTTTTCCCGCCCGAATGGTCATCCCCGGTCTTTACGGCTATGTTTCGGCGACGAAATGGGTCAAAGACCTGGAGATCACCACCTGGAAAGCGCGCCGTGCCTACTGGCTCGACCGCGGCTGGGGTGAACAGGCTCCGATCAAAACGCAGTCCAGGATCGACAGTCCGAAAGGATTCGAAACGGTACCCGCGGGCAAGGTCCGGATCTCGGGTGTCGCGTGGGCTCAGCACACGGGCGTCGAGCGAGTCGAAGTCCGGCTCGGCTCGGGCGGGAATTGGCAGCCCGCAATGCTTTCCCGTGAGGTCGGCCGCAACACGTGGCGGATGTGGTGGACCGAATTCGACGTCCCGGCCGGCAGTCATCAGGTCACGGTCCGGGCCGTCGACAAATCCGGCTACACCCAGACCGACGCCCGCGCCGGAACCGTTCCGGACGGTGCGACGGGCTGGCATGTCATCAGTTTCACCGCACGGTGA
- the argG gene encoding argininosuccinate synthase, whose amino-acid sequence MSKVLTSLPVGERVGIAFSGGLDTSVAVAWMREKGAVPCTYTADIGQYDEPDIESVPGRAKAYGAEIARAVDCKAALVEEGLAALACGAFHIRNGGRTYFNTTPLGRAVTGTLLVRAMLEDDVQIWGDGSTFKGNDIERFYRYGLLANPSLRIYKPWLDAAFVSELGGRKEMSEWLQAHGLPYRDSTEKAYSTDANIWGATHEAKSLEHLDTGIEIVNPIMGVRFWDPEVEIAPEDVTIGFEQGRPVTINGKEFATAVDLVLEANAIGGRHGLGMSDQIENRIIEAKSRGIYEAPGMALLHAAYERLVNAIHNEDTLASYHNEGRRLGRLMYEGRWLDPQAMMLRESLQRWVGAAVTGEVTLRLRRGEDYSILDTTGPFFSYHPDKLSMERTEDSAFGPVDRIGQLTMRNLDIADSRAKLEQYAGLGMVGGGHPTLIGAAQAASTGLIGAMDAGGAQVIASRGKASGDDELLDHAAIEYGTD is encoded by the coding sequence ATGTCCAAGGTACTCACCTCTCTGCCTGTCGGCGAACGCGTCGGGATCGCCTTCTCCGGCGGCCTCGACACCTCGGTAGCGGTCGCGTGGATGCGCGAGAAGGGTGCAGTGCCGTGCACCTACACCGCTGACATCGGCCAGTACGACGAACCCGACATCGAGTCGGTCCCCGGCCGGGCGAAGGCCTACGGCGCCGAGATCGCGCGGGCCGTCGACTGCAAGGCCGCGCTGGTCGAGGAAGGGCTCGCGGCGCTGGCCTGCGGCGCCTTCCACATCCGCAACGGCGGCCGCACCTACTTCAACACGACCCCGCTCGGCCGCGCGGTCACCGGCACCCTGCTGGTGCGCGCGATGCTCGAGGACGACGTCCAGATCTGGGGCGACGGGTCCACCTTCAAGGGCAACGACATCGAGCGGTTCTACCGCTACGGCCTGCTCGCGAACCCGTCCCTGCGGATCTACAAGCCGTGGCTGGACGCCGCGTTCGTCAGCGAACTCGGCGGCCGCAAGGAGATGTCCGAGTGGCTGCAGGCCCACGGCCTGCCGTACCGGGACAGCACCGAGAAGGCCTACTCCACGGACGCGAACATCTGGGGCGCGACCCACGAGGCCAAGTCGCTCGAGCACCTCGACACCGGCATCGAGATCGTCAACCCGATCATGGGCGTCCGATTCTGGGACCCCGAGGTCGAGATCGCGCCGGAAGACGTCACGATCGGCTTCGAGCAGGGCCGTCCGGTGACGATCAACGGCAAGGAGTTCGCCACCGCGGTCGACCTGGTCCTGGAGGCCAACGCCATCGGCGGGCGGCACGGGCTCGGCATGTCCGACCAGATCGAGAACCGGATCATCGAGGCCAAGAGCCGCGGTATCTACGAGGCACCGGGGATGGCGCTGCTGCACGCGGCGTACGAGCGGCTCGTCAACGCGATCCACAACGAGGACACCCTCGCCAGCTACCACAACGAGGGCCGCCGCCTCGGCAGGCTGATGTACGAAGGCCGCTGGCTGGACCCGCAGGCGATGATGCTGCGCGAGTCGCTACAGCGGTGGGTCGGCGCGGCCGTCACCGGCGAGGTGACGCTGCGGCTGCGGCGCGGCGAGGACTACTCGATCCTCGACACCACCGGCCCGTTCTTCAGCTACCACCCGGACAAGCTGTCGATGGAGCGCACCGAGGACTCGGCGTTCGGCCCGGTGGACCGGATCGGCCAGCTCACCATGCGGAACCTCGACATCGCCGACTCGCGCGCCAAGCTCGAGCAGTACGCCGGGCTCGGCATGGTCGGCGGAGGGCACCCGACGCTGATCGGCGCCGCGCAGGCCGCGTCGACCGGGCTGATCGGGGCGATGGACGCGGGCGGCGCGCAGGTGATCGCCTCACGCGGCAAGGCTTCGGGCGACGACGAGCTGCTCGACCACGCCGCGATCGAATACGGCACGGACTGA
- a CDS encoding SON protein has protein sequence MEQAFPPGGAQWPPPQGWVPQPVPAPPARKSRWPLFGGIAGLVVVLLAGLTTWLLWPSNAGREPFEQALAGLSSAPAVRNSTSSVGGMITTDVKTTAYGETSGTMSFQGKKIEILVVGGKVYFKAPDGMLPGARADSSGTGDLKDRWITGEDALFGPVLQQFESPEKLAARLREALERAEKIQGDQNESVRDVPALKASTPIGDLYVSKEAPHRLLRYSVKMPGGMPSVPRVPTMPDAGSRPPMPPGAGLGESDVDALSPEETVTVYEDLMSNTRKLSGAVDTGVRFDMDGAATVACGASGCTVTANVSNSASANSGGKVTGQVNATMTANVTIGGRAAGSCRNTATLSLNSAGSISCVDSEAGGVFSAVEAEKKADAEAQSRAAGGVPVQYRIESIASVSVVAEAIGQVEITRLVDELAERRSKLGGK, from the coding sequence GTGGAGCAAGCATTCCCACCCGGAGGCGCGCAGTGGCCGCCGCCGCAGGGCTGGGTCCCGCAACCGGTACCGGCTCCGCCCGCCCGGAAATCCCGGTGGCCGCTGTTCGGCGGTATCGCCGGACTCGTGGTGGTGCTCCTCGCCGGGCTGACGACCTGGCTGCTCTGGCCGTCGAACGCGGGCCGTGAGCCCTTCGAACAGGCGCTGGCCGGGCTTTCCTCGGCGCCGGCGGTGCGGAACAGCACCTCCTCGGTCGGCGGGATGATCACCACGGACGTCAAGACCACCGCGTACGGCGAGACGTCCGGCACGATGTCCTTCCAGGGCAAGAAGATCGAGATCCTGGTCGTCGGCGGCAAGGTCTACTTCAAGGCGCCCGACGGCATGCTGCCGGGGGCGCGAGCGGATTCGTCCGGGACCGGGGACCTCAAGGACCGCTGGATCACCGGCGAGGACGCGCTGTTCGGGCCCGTCCTGCAGCAGTTCGAGTCCCCGGAGAAACTCGCCGCCCGCCTGCGCGAGGCCCTGGAGCGGGCGGAGAAGATCCAGGGCGACCAGAACGAGTCCGTCCGGGACGTCCCGGCGCTCAAGGCGAGCACGCCGATCGGTGATCTGTATGTCTCGAAGGAGGCGCCGCACCGGCTCCTCCGCTACTCCGTGAAGATGCCCGGCGGGATGCCGTCCGTGCCGAGGGTGCCGACGATGCCCGACGCGGGCTCACGGCCGCCGATGCCTCCGGGCGCGGGGCTCGGCGAGTCCGATGTGGACGCTTTGTCACCGGAAGAGACCGTCACCGTCTACGAAGACCTGATGTCGAACACCAGGAAGCTGTCCGGCGCCGTCGACACCGGGGTGCGGTTCGACATGGACGGCGCGGCCACGGTCGCGTGCGGCGCCTCGGGCTGCACGGTGACCGCGAACGTGTCCAACTCCGCGTCGGCGAACAGCGGCGGGAAGGTCACCGGCCAGGTCAACGCCACGATGACCGCCAACGTGACCATCGGCGGCCGCGCGGCGGGCAGCTGCCGGAACACGGCGACCCTGTCGCTGAACAGCGCGGGCTCGATCAGCTGCGTCGACAGCGAGGCCGGTGGGGTTTTCTCAGCCGTCGAAGCGGAGAAGAAAGCCGACGCCGAGGCGCAGTCACGGGCCGCCGGCGGGGTGCCGGTCCAATACCGGATCGAGAGCATCGCGTCGGTTTCCGTGGTGGCCGAAGCGATCGGGCAGGTCGAGATCACCCGGCTCGTCGACGAACTCGCGGAGCGGCGGTCGAAGCTCGGCGGCAAGTGA
- a CDS encoding response regulator, which produces MTGGAQVTVSLVVVDDQASIREALAVMLDIADGITVVATATNGEEAVAAVSRHTPDVVLMDLHMPVLNGVEATGRIKAATPEVQVVVLTSLDDDESILAALEAGASGYLTKEADRAKIEQAVRTAADGQVVLAPEVQRRLLTLASRRSRAVEEGDRFGFTSREKEILGLIGEGLRNPEIAARLVISEATVKTHINNLFAKAGFHSRAEAVRYALSAPAPAPYRFT; this is translated from the coding sequence ATGACCGGAGGTGCCCAGGTGACCGTGTCGCTCGTCGTCGTCGACGATCAGGCGTCCATACGGGAGGCCCTCGCGGTGATGCTCGACATCGCCGACGGCATCACCGTCGTCGCGACGGCCACCAATGGCGAGGAGGCCGTCGCCGCGGTCTCCCGGCACACCCCGGACGTCGTGCTGATGGACCTCCACATGCCGGTGCTGAACGGCGTCGAGGCGACCGGCCGGATCAAGGCCGCGACACCCGAGGTCCAGGTGGTGGTGCTGACCAGCCTCGACGACGACGAGTCGATCCTCGCCGCGCTCGAAGCAGGCGCGAGCGGCTACCTGACGAAGGAAGCCGACAGGGCGAAGATCGAGCAGGCCGTGCGCACCGCGGCGGACGGTCAGGTCGTCCTCGCCCCGGAGGTCCAGCGGCGGCTTCTCACCCTCGCGTCGCGCCGGTCGCGCGCGGTGGAGGAGGGCGACCGGTTCGGGTTCACCTCGCGGGAGAAGGAGATCCTCGGCCTGATCGGCGAAGGGCTGCGGAACCCGGAGATCGCCGCGCGGCTGGTGATCAGCGAAGCCACCGTCAAGACCCACATCAACAACCTGTTCGCGAAGGCGGGCTTCCATTCGCGCGCCGAAGCCGTCCGGTACGCGCTGAGCGCCCCGGCTCCCGCGCCCTACCGCTTCACCTGA